The DNA region TCTCGCCGACAAAGGAGAAGGAGCGGATCAGGTTGAAGATTTCGTGGCTCATGTCGTGCAATGTCAGGTTGCGCGGGAGGATCTCGGTTTGCAGGGCATCGTGTTGCAGTTTTTCAAACTCCCGTTGCAGATAGCGATCGCCCTCTGGCAGTTGGTAGTTCCTGAAGAAGTCCCGCAGCGGACTTTCTAAATGGAGGAAGTAAGACATTTGCTCGGCCTGTTGACGGGTACGCTGCTCTTCAAAGCAGGTCTGGATATCCTCAAAGATGCCCCGCATGAGATTGGGGTAACGGCCTGAAAGCGCCAGCAGCGCCAGGATTGCCTGTTGCACCTGTAGACTGGGCTTGGTGCCACGGGTGCGGCAGACAATTTTGAACAGCTTATAAACATTAGTCAGGCGCTTGATCGTGCGGGGAGTCAGGTCTACCTGTCTACAACACTCCAGTAGCATATTGAATTCCTGACGGCTGAATTCGCTAAATTTCGCTCCGCCAGTAGCACTGTCTTGCAGCACGACCTGAGCACGCAGGTAGGTTTCCAGTGTATTGGCCATGATCGGACGTACCCGGTAGGGGATTTGGATAATTTTTTCCAGGTAGTCGGTGCCGGAGGGGCTACCGTGGCGCAGCAGCACGCCTTTGTAGAACTGCTCTAGGGCGCGAGTAATGTAGCGCTCGTCGATCGCCAGTACGGCAATAAACAGGGGCGTTTTGACCAGCAGTTGCACGGCTTCGAGGACTTGGACGACCCGACGGGGGGGACAGCGATCCAGGTCGTCGATATACACCACAACGCGGGCTGGCCCTCTGGGGAAAACGGCTTTCAGGTCATTCAGTTTATGAATATATTCCTGACTGCCGGGTGGGGGTGGCAGCAGTCGATAACTGAGGTTGGTCAGATCCTCTTTCACTTGATGCATTAAGCCAAGATTCTTATCGTAAATGCCGTCCTTAATGCGATTGTCAACAAACTCCTGAAGTGAGGCGTATACATTGTCGGGCACCGCTTCCCGCGCTTCCTGCACCTGTTTTTCCAGTTCCTGTGCCTGTTGAGTCAGCTTCTCAATTTCAGCCTGAAGGGTGGCAATACGTTCTTCCTGATGCTTTTGGAATCGTTGTGTCTCTCGCTTAAGCACCGTCTGGGAATCTTTGATTTGGGTTTCGCAATCCAACAACGCTTGTTTGGCCTGGTCATACCACCGCTGTCCCGCCCGCCAGAGTTTTTGTGCCATGCCAATGGCCGGGAGGAGGGGGGCGATAAAGGCAACCAGTTGGGGCACGATCGCACCAGGAAGCTGCCAGGCAATCAGCAGAGGGGCGACCACTGACGCGGCTGCAAAGCCACAGAAAATAACAATCAGGGCCAGGTTTTTGCGCCCCCATTGCTTGAACACTTTGCAGGAGAAATTATAGGGTTTGCCATCGGCATCCGTGCCCTCCAGAATGTTGGAGATCAGCAAGCGCAGGTCTCCGCCGAACTTCCTGAGCGATTCAGCGGTCAGGTCTGGGGGTAAAAGGCTCGTAATTTGTTGGCTAATGTCTCTAAAAGCGTCATCTCCAATCCGTTTTCGCAGCAGCACTCCAGAAACAATCAGGATTTGATTCACCTGTCCCACTAACTCTTGTACCTCTGGTTCCTGAGATTTTTTTAATTGGGTTTTGGCTGTTTCTAATTGCTCCTGTTTCTGTTTCAGGCGATCGTTGACACTCTGCAAAGCCGTTTCTTGTTTATGCAACTCCTCCGTTGCCGCCTGTTTAACAACGTCCCGTGTTTTCCAGAGCAACTCGTCAATTTTTTGCTGCTGGGCTGGATCAAGATTTTCCAGATCAGATTTCTGCAAGACCCGTTCCAGGAAATAGTCTCGTTCTTCATCCCGGACTTGATAAAGCACCTTCCAAATATCGCCGTAGGGAGAGTTCTTAGCGTAGGGATCGATACCGTTATCCCTAAAAAACTTGAATAGCTTTTGCTCTAGAGTAATTTGACGATTTAACTCAAAGAAAATGGTTTGCATCAAGCTGGCCCACAGGTCCGACTTGGCAAACGTCCAGGCATCGAACTTGATCTGGTAAATGTGACCCACGTAAGGCGAGAGTTTTTCGTAGTTGGGGTTTTCGTTCCAGGCTTCGATCGGGTGAACCGGACGACTGCGAATCGTGGTCATCTGAGCCTGCATCAGGTGCATGATGTAAGACTTGCCCCCACCCCAGCCACCGAGAATGCCGACGGCCATGGGTGGCTCCAGATCGCGCATCAGCAATAACCCCGACAGGGCGTTAATTTCATTTTTGAGGTCAAGCAGGTCTCGATCCTGGGCGGCATCATTGCGCAGGGTGCCCCCTTGCAGGGCATCACGGTAGCCTCGCGCCAGCAGGAAGAGGGCACGATCGTACAGTTCTCTTGAAATCAACCGACCCAGGGCTAACTCCCGCTTAACTTCGCGGTTGATCCGCATGGGCAGGTGGGGAGCCAGGGCCAGCAGGATGTCACGACGCTCTATTTTGATTGCAAAAGTTTCTGTTTCGTTGTTGCGGTCTTCAGTGGTTTCAGAGGATTGGTCGATGTGAAGCGATTCGGCCAGTTTGATGATTTCGGGGAGTAGCTCTGGCATGTCGATCGCCAGTTGACTCAGTTGCTCAATTTTGTGAACGCGGGATTCCAGGTTCCGCGCATCGGCCAGGGCAGCATTAAAAATTTCCGATTCAGGAAACGTTTGAGCCAGGGCGACACGGGCACTGACCCGATGGTAGTGATCGCGAATATCACCAATCACATTAATGGCTTCAATCCGCTCTCTGGCTTCAAGACTTGGGATCAGCCGCTGTAAATATTCAGCTTGCAGATAGGGATTTTCGTTCAGTTCCCCGATCCACCGTAAAGCCATTATTTGCAACCCATGGGTTCTGGAACCCACAGGATGTCGGGCGATTTCCACCAGGGCTTCAGCTTGGTAATACTTCCCCTGAATTGCTTCAAGCGAGCCAAGAGGCTCTGCGATAGTGGTGGTATCGGAATTGCCAGCTAAGGCTAATTGAATTTTGACCTTGAGTACGGCGCGGTAATCATCTCCCTGGTAGTGCTGAAGTAACTCGTTAACCTGCTGGGGAAAGTCAGGTGCTAAGGCTATCAGCACCTCGGCTTGATACCCAGGATCTGCAAGGTTATAGATAGTTTCAAAAAATGTTGCTTGCGTTGTTTCTGCAGAGTGTTTGAGCAGGGGAGCTAATCGACTAAAGATATCGGAAACCGCTCGTTCATAAGAGAAGTCATCCCGTTTGGTAGCACCGAGTCCAATGGTTAATGGAATTAGCCTGTTGTAACCGTCTTGATAGAATTGGTTCTCTGGCTCTGCTGATTGTGTTGCGGTTAAGGTTGTTTTTTGTTCGGCTTGGGTGATGAGAGCCGTTGCGAGAGAACTTAGTACTCTCGACTGAAGTTGAGGCAGTGGCAAGGTTTCGACCAGCCTCAATACCGCATCGAAGCAGTCAATCTCTAAAAAGGGTGTGAGAGCTTCCAGGGCTGAGGTACGGTGGTAAGGATTCTGGATGGATCCCTCAACTAACTTGATAGCCTCTGAAAACTGGGCTGAGGGGAGATAGGGCATCAGATTGCTGAGGGTTTCGGCACGAAAGCGATCGTCTGTGATTTCAGTCTCAATTAACTTAAGTACAGCGGGAAATCGACCGGGAGGGAGCCGGGGAATGAGAGCGCTGAGGAATTTGACTTTGTCTTCGTTGCCAGACAGGTGCTGAACAATTTCCAGGGCGACCGGATGCCGGTTTGCAGGTAAAAGCAAAAGGAAGTCTTCCGGGAAGCGGCTGACAGGAGAAGCCAGAATTATAGCGGCTTCAGCCTGATTCAGAGCGGCCTCTGTAAAGAGCTTGAGAGTTGCTGGGGTAAGTTGTGGGGCGAGTTGTGGGGCGATCGCCATTAAATCGTAGGAATGCTTCATGGCTGAAACGGCAGTAAGCCCCTGTTGAAGTAAGCCATGTGCTTGTTGGAGTAACTCCTGCTGTTGTGATTCAGGTAGACGGGGTGCAATCGCACCTAAGCCCATTGCCCTGTAGAGTGACTCCTCAATGCCTTGCGCGATGGCACGGGCTTGTTCGAGAAGGTCTACCGAAGATTTGGGCAATTGAGGAGCAATTGCGATTAAAGCAGTAGCCTTGTTCTGAGAATCATCGAGAGCTTGAATAAGGTTAAGAGTTTTGCGGAAAAGGTGAGTCGCCGATTCGGGCAGGCGAGGCGAGATCGCCCTCAAGGCAGCGGCTCTATCGGATGACCTCATAGCAAATTGCAATGCGTTAGCTACGTTAGTGCCAATAGATTCCACTACAGTTAAAGCTTGTTGAAGCACGTCAGCTTTTTGCGACTCTGGCAAGCAAGACGCAATCGCGCTCAAGGCGACGGCTTTGTATTGTGAGTTGTCAAGTGATTGAGCGGAATTGAGAGCTTGTTGCAGCAGATCGGTAGCAGATTCTGGTAGGCGGGGCGCGATCTCGCTTAAAGCTTTAGCTCTGCTGGATGAGTTCTGAATTGATAACGCAGTAGTAAGAGCTAGATAGAAAATGCCAGGTTGTTGCAATTTAGAAAGGTAGGGGGCAATCTCACTTAAGGCTACAGCTTTGAAGTATGGATCCTCAAGAGATTGAGCCAAGATCAATGCTCGTTGGAGTACTTCAGACTGTTGTGATTTAGACAGGCAGGACGCGATTGCGCTTAAAATAGTGGCTTTGTCAAAGGGATCCTTAAAAGATCGAGCCACAATAAGAACCTGATGGAGCAGGTCTGGGGTAAATTGAGATAAGTGAGATGAGATTGCACCTAAGGCAGCGACTTTAGCATAGGAATTTTCAGGGGACTGAGCTAAAAAAAGAAATTTTTGCAGTAGTTCTGGAGCAGATTCAGGTAATGAGGGAGCAATCGTGCTCAAGGTATCAGCTCTGGGGAAAGAGGGATAAAATCCATGCTCGACTATATCTTCAAGGGATTCAGCCAGAGTAAGAGTTTGCCGGAGTACCTCCTGGTGTTGTGATTCAGGTAGGTGAAGCGCGATCACACTTAAGGCTTTAACTCTGTCAGATACATTTTCAATAGAAAGAGCGGCAGTAAGAGATTGATAAATCACCTCAAGCTGTTGTGATTCGGGCAGGTAGGACACGATATCCCCTAGGGCTTTGGCTTTAGAGCCTGAGTCTTCAATGGATTGAGCGACAGCGAGGGCTGTTTGAAGTGCGTCCTGCTGTTGAGATTCGGGTAGGTAGGGCGCGATATCCCTTAAGGCTTTGGCCTTGTCAGATGCATCCTCAAGAGATAGAACAGCGGTAAGAATTTTTTGGAGAAGGTCTGTCGCCGATTTGGGCAGATGGGAGACAATTGCGGTGAGAGCCTCAACTTTGGCGGATGAGCCAAATAATCCTTCCCATCCATGTGTGTCGATGGACAGAGAAAGAGTAAGGGCTTGTTGAAACACCTCCTGTTGTTGTGATTCCGGTAAGTGAGGGGCGATCGCACTTAAGGCTTTGACCTTGGTGGCTACATCCTGAATATCCTGAGCAGCGGTGAGGGTTTGTTGGAACACCTCTTTTTGTGATTCTGGCAGGTAAGGGGCGATCTCGCTTAAGGCTTCAATTTTGGTAGATGTTTCCTCAATCTCCTGAGCAGCGGTGAGGGCTTGCTGGAACACCTCTTTTTGTGATTCTGGCAGGTGAGGGGCAATTTTCATTAAGACTTCAGCTTTTTTATTTGGCCATTCGATCCCCTGAGCCGCGGTGAGGGCTTGTTGCAGCACCTGCTGTTGTTGTGACTCTGGCAGGTGAGGAGCAATCTCGATCAAGGCGTTCGCTTTGGCAGATGGTTCTTCAATATTTTGAGCAGTGGCAAGGGCTTCTTGGAAAACATCTGCGGGGGAGGGCAATAACTGAGAAGCTAATTCAACCAGTGCTTTCACCTTCTGCAAGGAATCAGGGATGCGATCGATCTCCGCCAGGCGATCGTCCACCCAAGTTCGTGAGTCTACTTCCCCTGTCTTTTCTTCATTCATGCCAGGCTGCCCCAAGCGACGGAAATACTGCCAATGATCAGATTTTGCCCGTGAAAAGCGACTTTTGTCAGCGACAATCTTAACTCACAGAGAAGAGGTGCCCCAGCCCGCCAACGACACCGAATAGCCATACTCCCGACAAAATTGGGTTAACTTCTCCGTGGCCTTTTTTGGCACCGTCGATCGCAACAGGGGCGTAAAGACCAGTAGGGCTGGCCGTGCCCATCCTGTTGGCTGAAGGGCTTCAAAATCTTGGCTGAGCGGTATCGCAACTGCCGCCATCACCTTGGCTTGCGGGACAATGTGATGGCCGCTTTGCTTCTGGCAAAATCAACATCGCATCACCAAAGGAATAAAAACGATACCCTTCCTCGATCGCAACCTGATACAGATCCAGCAACCGCTGCCGACCAATCAGGGCACTCACCAGCATCATCAAACTGGACTTTGGTAGGTGAAAATTGGTGATCAGACCATCGATAACCTGCCACTGGTAGCCCGGATAAATGAAGAGATTGGTTTTGCCGTATAAGGGTTGCAGGGTGCCTGACTGAGCGGCTGCTTCCAGCGATCGCACCACGGTTGTTCCTACGGCAATTACCCGTCCTCCCTGAGCCTGCGTTTGGCGAATGCGATCGACCGTATCCTGGGAGACTTCTGCCCATTCCGCGTGCATTTGATGCTGGGTAATGTCCTCCGCCTCTACAGGACGAAAGGTGCCGACCCCCACATGCAGGGTGACAAATGCCTTTTGAATTCCCCGATCGTCCAACCTTTGTAAGAGTTCGGGTGTGAAATGTAGGCCAGCAGTGGGGGCAGCAACGGCTCCCAGGCGATCGGCATACACGGTTTGATACTGGTCAGGGGTTGTGTCTGGATTCGAGATGTAGGGCGGTAACGGCACCTGACCAAATTCATAGAGCCAATCTTTCAGAAACTGCCCCGGAGGCACCTGAAACTCAATAATTCTGCCACTGGTGGTCGGATCTGAGGCTAACACCTTCGCTTTCAGGGGGGTCTGATCTGTTGCTGCATCAGTTGACGGCCCTTTGAACCAGATTTCCGCTCCCGGTTTGAGTCGTCTACCAGGCTTCACCAGCGCCAACCAGCGAGTCGCAAAGTCATCGACGGCTGGAGTCTCATCGGGCTGAGGTTCTAGTAACAGAATTTCTACCGAGAGGCCACTGGGTTTATGACCGTACAAGCGGGCGGGTAAGACGCGGGTATTGTTTAAAACCAGCAGGTCGCCCGGTTTGAGTAATTGAGGCAAATCCCGAAAGATGGCGTGAGTGTGTTCATTAGCATCTTTCACGACTAACAGACGGGCACTATCTCTGGGAACAACAGGAGCCTGAGCAATCCGGTCTGGGGGGAGAGTGTAATCGTAAGCGGACAGTAAGCGATCGCAATCCACTGGGCACATCCAACACTGAATCTGCCTTCATTAAACCATTCTTAAGATTTTCAAGAAATCAGGAGGCAAGAATCTGATTCCTGCGGTACTCCTCCCTTTTCATGTCGGAGCAGAAAGTTGGGAGGGAGAGGTCTGCCAAATGACGTTAATTGGGTGAAATCCCTCTGGTAATAGCGGGCTTCTCCCCTGTTGCAGTTTGTGGTTGCGATCGACGATAGAGGTATATGCATTGCCCATTGGGTAGACGAAACTATGGATTACCTCTACTACCTCGCCAATACCAGTCTTACCTTGAGAGTGGTTGAGTATCTTTACAGTGGCCGGCTGCCCGTTCAATTCCTGACTGTGATTCATCAGATTGACGGCTGGATCGTCCGCATCAAAATGAGAGAGTACCTGGAGCCGCATCAACACGGAGACTTTCAGGCATTTATGAATGAGTTGGGCGTTCCCTATACTCCAGATATTCGGGTTCAGATGGCTCTGTGGGGATTGGAAACGGGTCAATCTCCAGTCGATGTGATGCAACGCTATCAGGTAGCGATCGTGTCTCATGGCTTGCCCGATCGCGAAGAAATCGAAGAGTTCCGCAGGCAGTTTGTTCGTGGCTTGGGTTACTGTCCCGAAACGTTAGCTTAGGGCCGACGCGGATATTGGGCACGATGCCGCTGGCGGATTGCCTTTGGTTCCGGTTGAGCCAACCTTGACACCGATTCATCAGGAGACGGTTCCGGGTCTACTTCTGTGATTACAGGAATCGCGTCCGTTTCCAGGCTTTCCATTGCTTCTGGTTGAGCCAAATCCAGAGTTGGCTCTGACTCAGCCAAAGCAGGTTTAGAGTTTTCCCTCAATTCTTGCAGCGGCATAACCTCCAACTCGGGTTCGGGTTGGGTCAGGTCTGATAAAGGACGCACCCCTTCACTCAAAGCTAATTCCTGCTGCTCTTGCTTCAATTCCGGTAAGGCGACAACCTCCTTTTCCGTTTCCTTAACCGATAGCGGAATCCGCAACGGTTGCATCTCTTCGATCCAGCAACTGGCCAACGGTAGAGTTTGATCCAGATCTTCCAGGGGACGGGGCACCAGCATTACCGCATGGAGTTCCCCAATCCGTTCAGCCTCCACCATCCCGGCATCCAGGGCCACAGCGACATTGGCCACGGAACCCCGCACGATCGCCGTACACAGCCCCGCCCCGATCGTTTCATAAGCCGCCAATACCACATCTGCAGACTTGAGCATGGCATCGGCAGCACCCACCATTGCCGGAAAGCCACGAGTTTCCAGTAAACCAACGGCCTGATTGCTCAACTTACTATGTCCCCGGCCAGTCGCTAATTGGGCCAACCGATTGCCGATCGGCAACACAACTTCCAGATTGGGCATGGGACGGGGAATTACCAGCGTTGATAGCTTCTGGCCAAATTGTTCGGCTCGTTCGGCTCCTTCCTGAACCGCCAACCGGACATCGGCAACAGAACCCCGGACAATCGCCGTACAGTGACCGCTGCCAATCTTCTCATAACCCACCAGCGTCACCCCGGAGGACTTCAGCATGTGGTCGGCAATTCCCACGATCGCGGGAAAACTCTGGGCAGAAACCAACCCCAAAGCGGTATCAGTAAAATCTTCGCGTCGGCTCATTCAATCTAGAAGGGCGAGATCCGGTAGTTACTCTTATCCTAACTGCAATTCACTGACCCGGAAGTTCCCTGAGCACTTCCAGAAACTGGGAAGGCAGAAGGTAGCTGGGGAAGATGGGCAGGGTGAGGAAGGTAGAGAAGGCAGTGAGAAACAATTCAATATTCTAAATTCTCCCCATCTCCTCTATCTCCCCTCCCTCCACCCAATCCCCGATCGTTAAAATGGGCTTTTCCCTCTGCCTTTTTCCTTCTGCCCTCCTAACCTAGTCCTCCCAGGGGTCATCGGTAGATGGCAATGGCTCAGGAGTCGGCGGTGGCGGAGTCGGTTGACGATTGGGAAAGAGTTTGACCAGCAGTTGATTCACATACACCTGGCCGTAAACATTCATGCCAGAAGCCTGAGTTTCCAGCTTGGAGTTAGATGAATTTTCAGTTTCAGTCAGCGGTGCAGCAGGTAGGGAATTCTCCTGTCCCTCTACGGTGGCTGCCTCGGTGGGGGGATAGATGACGGTATCCGTGGCTTTCAACTCTTCAGGGTGACGGCTAGGATCGCCAATCAACGATCCGGGAGGAATCATCTGCCCCCATTCCACAGAGCCGTTATAAATGGTAGTGGCGGCTCCAATACAGGCATTGGCCCCGATTTTGACCGCTCCCACCAGCAGCACTTCTGCGCCAATGTTGGCTCCTTCCCCCACTTCCAACGTGCCGCTGTAGGCGTGCAGAATTGAGCCAATCCCAATACAGGCTCCAGTTTTAATGACAATCCGACTGTTTGGATCGGCCTGAATCAGCACGCCAGGAGCGATCGCAACCCCCGCCTGAATCGTGACATCCCCACTGATGTAGTAATGAGACGTACTGACAGGTCGCAGTTGCAAGGATAGCGGCAAGGACATGGAACCCCCTCTATGGAGTTAAAAGTGATGAATCGTACTCAACGAGAGCGCTTAGAACGCTCAACTTTCAACTCTCACAACTCCTGATTAGCGACCGTTCGGCTGCTGAATAATGGTTTCGACCACCCGGCGCTTCGCCTTTGGATCAATCCCAATCAGCCGCACATACTCTCCGGCATGGTCATGCATAAACGCATTGAGAGCAGAGAGCACTTCTGAATCCCGTCCCGTTGGCAGCGAACCACCACTTTGCCAGGAACTGGTCTTAAAGCGACGCTCATCGGCATACTCGGCTCCAATTCGATAGCCTTGAGCTAACAACTGACGGACTTGTTCAGCCACAGCCCCACCGACAGCCCCATTACTACTTCCCTGTCCTGCTGCAGGTGGAGTATAGGGAGAGGAAGGAGCATTATAGGTTGTACCGGAGTAACTGCTTGCTGGAGCCGCAGTGCCACCCGACTTCCCATTGGGGCGGTGAACAATTACTTCTGCCACCCGACGTTTTGCTCTGGGATCCACACCGACCAGCCGTACATAGTCTCGATCGTGCTCTGCCACAAACGCTTGCACAGCCGCCATCACTTCCGCTTCCCGACGACCCGGAACCGTCATGGCACTCTGCCAGGAACTGGTCTTAAAACGCCGTTCATCGGCATATTCCAGGCTGATCTGACAACCCTGGGCCAGCAACTGACCCACCTGTTGCATCACATCCTGACCCACACCGCCGGCAGCGGCACCAGACTGAGCCGGAGCTGCATATCCAGCAGCAGAACCGGGAGCCGCCGTTGCATAAGTGGAGCCATTGCTGGAAGCTGGAGAACCCTTACCGTTAGGACGTTGCACAATCACTTCGGCAATCCGCCGTTTGGCTTTCGGATCAATCCCAATTAAGCGCACGTATTCCCCTGGGTGCTCTTTCAGACAGGCTTCAACTGCCGCCAGTACATCAGATTCGCGTGTGGCGTGGATAGGGGCACAGCTATGCCAGGAACTGGTTTGGAAGCGGCGTACATCTGCGTGTTCGGTGCCAATCCGTGCGCCCTGAGCAATTAACTGCCGTACCTGGGCAACTACCTCTGCACTCAATCCGCCCGATCCATAGCTGGAGGCACTGGAACCGCCATAGCTGGCCGTCGCTCTGGGAGATGCATAGCTGCTGGAACTATAGCCAGAGGTTTGAATCGCCTGACCGGGCTGATCGCCAGGACGTTGAATAATTGTTTCCAGAACTCGCCTCTTCGCTTTCGGGTCAATGCCAATCAGACGCACGTATTCGCCTGTGTGTTCTTTCAAACAGGCTTGCAATTGCGTCAGTACGTCTGACTCCCGCGTGGTTTGAATCGGGGCACAACTCTTCCAGGAACTGGTCTGGAAGCGGCGATCGTCCGCATGTTCCGTCCCAATTCGATAGCCCTGGGCTAACAGTTGCCGCACCTGGCTGACTACATCTGTATCCATACTCCCTTCCTTTGTCCGGCTTTCTGAACCGCTTTCACCTGTTAAATTCGTTACTGTCAACTCACTCAATGCCTCTGGAACCGATGGGGTGTAAGCCCTGCTTTCAGGTCGGTGGTATCCCGATCGCACGCTATCCTGAATGCCAGCAATATGAGCCGCAATCTGAATATCGGACTCCTGAACATCTGGCAGCCGATCGGCCTGCTGCTGATCGGTAATCATGGAACCAGACGGAATAAATTTACCGGGCGGAATTTCCACGTCTTGAATTAAGACATGCATCATCACAATGCAATTGTGGCCAACCCGGGCATTAAAGACCGTAGACCGAAACCCAATAAAACAATTGTCCCCGATGTATACCGGCCCATGAATTAAGGCCATGTGGGTAATCGAGGTATTATCCCCAATCCACACCGAATAAGCCTGACCATCATCCCCAATGACCCGGCCCTGCTCCAACCCATGAATGACCACCCCATCCTGAACTTTGGATTGGTTCCCAATATGAAAAGGATTTCCCTCATCGGCCCGGATCGACGTTCCCGGTGCAATCAGCACGTTGGCACCAATCCGCACATCTCCGATCAGGTTGGAAAATGAGTGAATCGAAGCCGTTTCGTGAATTTTAGGTTCGGTCAGAGGTTTCGACCAAGGGATTGGAGGAGTCCCAGAACTACGGACTGCCATACGGTCAACTCTCCAAACTGAAAATGAAAGACTGGAACAGGGCGATCGGCACTCACCACTGTTCCCGCTTGCTATATAAGAGACCAGTTTCAACGCTCACTGTGTCAATAATGGCAATCACAGCGGCATCAACGGGGCGTTGTTCACTGCCTGACACTTGGCGAGCAGCGCTGCCGTGGCTCACGAGAACCCACTCGCCAATTCCCGCTCCGACGTTATCGGCTGCGACCTCGTACCCTGGTAGAATCTCGCCATTATCATCCAATAGTTGTAAGACGAGGAACTTGATTCCGCGAAGACTTGGCTCCTTTTGGGTACTGGTAACAGTGCCAAATACTCTGGCAATCTGCATCAGGTCTTAGGGGCGGTTAAGAGGACGAATACCGCTGACGCTCTCCCGGAAGGGTTCTACTGCCTCGGTGTAGCGAATTGGCAGAACATACTCCAGGTTCTCGTGGGGACGCGCAATGATGTGAGTAGACAGTACCTGGCCGCCGTTTACCCGCTTCACGTTCTCAATGCCAGCGGCTACAGAGGCTTGTACTTCTGATACATCCCCCCGCACGATCACTGTTACCCGTCCGCTGCCGATCTTTTCGTAGCCTACCAGCGTCACACGAGCGGCTTTCACCATCGCATCAGCGGCTTCTACGACAGCAGGGAAACCCAGAGTTTCAACCATTCCAACTGCGATTGCCATTGTCAATTCTCCCTTCCAATGAAATTTAACAAACTAAAATTGTTGAACCAAACAACGTTAGAGTCTCTGAAGGAATTCCGGTGAATTCTTCAGTGCTAAGTGCGGAACTGGTCTACCGCCTCGGTATAGCGAATCGGCAGCACATACTCCAGGTTTTCGTGGGGACGCGCAATGATGTGGGTTGAGATCACTTCCCCACCATTAACCCGCTTGGCAGATTCAATCCCAGCGGCGACAGAAGCCTGGACTTCCGACACATCACCCCGCACGATGACCGTCACCCGTCCGCTTCCAATTTTTTCGTACCCCACGAGAGTCACCCGAGCCGCTTTGACCATAGCGTCCGCCGCCTCAACAACGGCAGGAAACCCCCGCGTCTCAATCATTCCAACTGCGATCGGCATTCTTGTCTCCTGATAAGTGAAACTAATCTTTTTGAGAAGGGCTGATTTTTTTGACGGGAACGCCCATCGTTTTAAGCCTTATCAAATCGTTCACTATGCTTAAGACTAAGCATAGAGGTGGGGCTATCACTTGAGCAATATAAAGACCAATGATAGTTGCAAATTTCAGGCATTAGTCAAACTTATTAAAAGCTGAAACCCAATACTTCAAAGCTTTGTGAAGCTCAGGTCCGACCTGTCTGAAGATTTATTCCCCACCGATAGTCAGGTGAAAATGGCCTATGAATAGCTAGGCATCCTACGCTGAAGACCTTGCTACCTGGGCTTAAAGGTAAGGTCACGATCGCTGAATAGGATTTTCCCCCTCA from Leptodesmis sichuanensis A121 includes:
- a CDS encoding LbetaH domain-containing protein, translating into MSLPLSLQLRPVSTSHYYISGDVTIQAGVAIAPGVLIQADPNSRIVIKTGACIGIGSILHAYSGTLEVGEGANIGAEVLLVGAVKIGANACIGAATTIYNGSVEWGQMIPPGSLIGDPSRHPEELKATDTVIYPPTEAATVEGQENSLPAAPLTETENSSNSKLETQASGMNVYGQVYVNQLLVKLFPNRQPTPPPPTPEPLPSTDDPWED
- a CDS encoding carbon dioxide-concentrating mechanism protein, giving the protein MSRREDFTDTALGLVSAQSFPAIVGIADHMLKSSGVTLVGYEKIGSGHCTAIVRGSVADVRLAVQEGAERAEQFGQKLSTLVIPRPMPNLEVVLPIGNRLAQLATGRGHSKLSNQAVGLLETRGFPAMVGAADAMLKSADVVLAAYETIGAGLCTAIVRGSVANVAVALDAGMVEAERIGELHAVMLVPRPLEDLDQTLPLASCWIEEMQPLRIPLSVKETEKEVVALPELKQEQQELALSEGVRPLSDLTQPEPELEVMPLQELRENSKPALAESEPTLDLAQPEAMESLETDAIPVITEVDPEPSPDESVSRLAQPEPKAIRQRHRAQYPRRP
- a CDS encoding ribulose bisphosphate carboxylase small subunit, with translation MAVRSSGTPPIPWSKPLTEPKIHETASIHSFSNLIGDVRIGANVLIAPGTSIRADEGNPFHIGNQSKVQDGVVIHGLEQGRVIGDDGQAYSVWIGDNTSITHMALIHGPVYIGDNCFIGFRSTVFNARVGHNCIVMMHVLIQDVEIPPGKFIPSGSMITDQQQADRLPDVQESDIQIAAHIAGIQDSVRSGYHRPESRAYTPSVPEALSELTVTNLTGESGSESRTKEGSMDTDVVSQVRQLLAQGYRIGTEHADDRRFQTSSWKSCAPIQTTRESDVLTQLQACLKEHTGEYVRLIGIDPKAKRRVLETIIQRPGDQPGQAIQTSGYSSSSYASPRATASYGGSSASSYGSGGLSAEVVAQVRQLIAQGARIGTEHADVRRFQTSSWHSCAPIHATRESDVLAAVEACLKEHPGEYVRLIGIDPKAKRRIAEVIVQRPNGKGSPASSNGSTYATAAPGSAAGYAAPAQSGAAAGGVGQDVMQQVGQLLAQGCQISLEYADERRFKTSSWQSAMTVPGRREAEVMAAVQAFVAEHDRDYVRLVGVDPRAKRRVAEVIVHRPNGKSGGTAAPASSYSGTTYNAPSSPYTPPAAGQGSSNGAVGGAVAEQVRQLLAQGYRIGAEYADERRFKTSSWQSGGSLPTGRDSEVLSALNAFMHDHAGEYVRLIGIDPKAKRRVVETIIQQPNGR
- a CDS encoding EutN/CcmL family microcompartment protein, with the protein product MQIARVFGTVTSTQKEPSLRGIKFLVLQLLDDNGEILPGYEVAADNVGAGIGEWVLVSHGSAARQVSGSEQRPVDAAVIAIIDTVSVETGLLYSKREQW
- a CDS encoding carbon dioxide-concentrating mechanism protein CcmK; protein product: MPIAVGMIETRGFPAVVEAADAMVKAARVTLVGYEKIGSGRVTVIVRGDVSEVQASVAAGIESAKRVNGGEVISTHIIARPHENLEYVLPIRYTEAVDQFRT
- a CDS encoding carbon dioxide-concentrating mechanism protein CcmK, giving the protein MAIAVGMVETLGFPAVVEAADAMVKAARVTLVGYEKIGSGRVTVIVRGDVSEVQASVAAGIENVKRVNGGQVLSTHIIARPHENLEYVLPIRYTEAVEPFRESVSGIRPLNRP